Proteins encoded together in one Bacteroides ovatus window:
- the cmk gene encoding (d)CMP kinase, with protein sequence MKKITIAIDGFSSCGKSTMAKDLAREVGYIYIDSGAMYRAVTLYSIENGIFNGDVIDTEKLKKEIKNIRISFQLNKETGRPDTYLNGVNVENKIRSMEVSSKVSPISTLDFVREEMVAQQQAMGKEKGIVMDGRDIGTTVFPDAELKIFVTATPEIRAQRRYDELKAKGQEASFDEILENVKQRDYIDQNREVSPLRKAEDALLLDNTHLSIEEQKEWLFGQFNKVSK encoded by the coding sequence ATGAAAAAGATAACAATTGCAATCGATGGTTTTTCCTCTTGTGGAAAAAGTACAATGGCCAAAGATCTTGCCCGCGAAGTGGGTTACATTTACATTGACAGTGGAGCCATGTATCGTGCGGTCACTTTATATAGTATAGAGAACGGGATTTTCAACGGAGACGTGATCGATACGGAGAAACTGAAAAAAGAAATCAAGAACATTCGTATATCTTTCCAGCTGAATAAGGAAACCGGACGTCCCGACACGTATCTGAACGGCGTGAATGTGGAGAATAAAATCCGTTCAATGGAGGTTTCTTCCAAAGTGAGCCCTATCAGTACGCTTGACTTCGTACGTGAAGAAATGGTGGCGCAGCAACAAGCAATGGGAAAGGAAAAGGGCATCGTCATGGATGGCCGGGATATAGGAACTACCGTTTTCCCGGATGCGGAACTGAAAATATTTGTAACCGCCACTCCCGAAATCCGTGCTCAACGCCGTTATGACGAGCTGAAAGCAAAAGGACAGGAAGCCAGCTTCGACGAAATTCTGGAAAACGTGAAACAACGGGATTATATCGACCAGAACCGGGAAGTAAGTCCACTTCGCAAAGCTGAAGATGCTCTGCTTCTGGATAACACCCACTTATCGATTGAAGAGCAAAAGGAATGGCTTTTCGGACAATTTAATAAGGTAAGTAAATAA
- a CDS encoding energy transducer TonB, which translates to MEVKKSPKADLEGKKSTWLLVGYVVVLAFMFVAFEWTQRDVKIDTSQAVADVVFEEEIIPITETPEQAAPPPPEAPKVAELLEIVDDKADIEETTTIINEDNQARVEVKYVPVQVVEEEPEEQTIFEVVENMPDFPGGQAALMQYLAKNIKYPTIAQENGTQGRVIVQFVVNRDGSIVDAKVVRSVDPYLDKEALRVINTMPKWKPGMQRGKPVRVKFTVPVMFRLQ; encoded by the coding sequence ATGGAAGTTAAAAAATCACCCAAGGCAGACCTGGAAGGCAAGAAGTCTACATGGTTGCTCGTTGGTTACGTGGTAGTTCTAGCTTTCATGTTCGTGGCGTTCGAATGGACCCAGCGTGACGTGAAGATAGATACAAGCCAGGCAGTAGCCGATGTCGTGTTTGAAGAGGAAATTATTCCTATTACCGAAACCCCTGAACAAGCAGCTCCACCACCACCTGAAGCTCCAAAGGTAGCAGAATTGCTGGAGATTGTGGATGATAAAGCTGATATTGAGGAAACAACAACTATTATCAATGAAGATAATCAAGCTCGTGTAGAAGTAAAATATGTGCCTGTACAAGTGGTTGAAGAAGAACCGGAAGAACAGACTATTTTCGAGGTTGTAGAAAATATGCCGGACTTCCCGGGCGGACAAGCAGCTTTGATGCAGTATCTGGCAAAAAATATTAAATATCCGACTATCGCACAGGAAAACGGAACTCAAGGACGTGTTATCGTACAGTTCGTTGTTAACAGAGACGGTAGTATCGTAGATGCGAAGGTTGTACGTAGCGTCGACCCGTATCTGGATAAAGAAGCCCTCCGTGTGATTAATACCATGCCGAAGTGGAAACCAGGTATGCAGCGCGGAAAACCGGTACGTGTTAAATTTACAGTTCCTGTGATGTTTAGATTGCAGTAA
- a CDS encoding 4-hydroxy-3-methylbut-2-enyl diphosphate reductase has protein sequence MIKVEIDEDSGFCFGVVTAIHKAEEELAKGETLYCLGDIVHNSREVERLKTMGLITINREEFKQLKNAKVLLRAHGEPPETYMIARENNIEIIDATCPVVLRLQKRIRQGYLADSDKEKQIVIYGKSGHAEVLGLVGQTDGKAIVIEKAEEAKKLDLNKSIRLFSQTTKSLDEFQEIVEYFKQHISPEATFEYYDTICRQVANRMPKLREFAATHDLIFFVSGKKSSNGKMLFEECLKVNANSHLIDNEKEIDPSLLQNVKSIGVCGATSTPKWLMEKIYNHIRTLIKE, from the coding sequence ATGATCAAGGTAGAGATAGACGAAGATTCCGGCTTCTGCTTTGGTGTGGTGACAGCCATTCATAAGGCAGAAGAGGAGTTGGCAAAGGGAGAGACTCTCTATTGTCTCGGAGATATTGTACACAATAGCCGGGAAGTGGAAAGGCTTAAAACGATGGGATTAATCACGATCAACCGGGAAGAATTCAAACAACTGAAGAATGCCAAAGTATTGCTTCGCGCACACGGAGAGCCACCGGAAACTTACATGATTGCCCGTGAAAATAATATAGAAATTATCGATGCGACCTGTCCGGTAGTATTACGTTTGCAAAAACGTATCAGACAAGGGTATCTGGCAGACAGTGACAAAGAAAAACAAATTGTCATATACGGCAAAAGCGGTCATGCTGAAGTGCTGGGATTGGTGGGTCAAACAGATGGAAAAGCAATTGTCATCGAAAAGGCAGAAGAAGCCAAAAAGTTGGATTTAAATAAAAGTATCCGCCTTTTCTCACAGACAACCAAGTCACTGGACGAATTTCAGGAAATCGTAGAATACTTCAAACAACATATTTCACCGGAGGCAACTTTCGAATATTATGATACGATCTGCCGTCAGGTTGCCAACCGTATGCCTAAGCTCCGGGAGTTTGCGGCTACACACGATTTGATCTTCTTCGTCAGCGGCAAAAAGAGTTCGAACGGAAAAATGCTGTTTGAAGAATGTTTGAAGGTGAACGCTAATTCGCATTTGATAGATAACGAGAAAGAAATCGATCCTTCTCTTCTTCAAAACGTAAAATCGATTGGTGTATGTGGG